The Peribacillus simplex genome contains a region encoding:
- the lepB gene encoding signal peptidase I, with product MEKTNKNSLSDWIKPAMIAFVIYILIRTFFFSSYDVEGKSMQPTLEDGNKLVVNKINYQIHDINRFDIIVFHANSQEDYVKRVIGVAGDQIRYKDDWLYVNGEKVDEPYLEKFKEGFPGQDFTGDFTLKELTDVTKVPEGKLFVMGDNRLESADSRHFGYIPVENVVGKVDVRYWPVKEFNYKFTGE from the coding sequence ATGGAAAAAACAAACAAGAATTCTTTATCCGATTGGATAAAACCAGCGATGATAGCTTTTGTTATTTACATCTTAATCCGTACATTTTTCTTTTCAAGCTATGATGTTGAAGGGAAGTCGATGCAGCCGACCCTAGAAGATGGAAATAAACTTGTCGTGAATAAAATCAATTACCAGATTCATGATATTAACCGTTTTGACATTATTGTTTTTCATGCAAATTCACAAGAAGATTATGTTAAGCGAGTTATAGGAGTTGCAGGTGACCAAATTCGATATAAAGATGATTGGCTTTACGTAAATGGTGAGAAAGTGGATGAGCCCTATCTTGAGAAATTCAAGGAAGGTTTCCCAGGACAGGACTTTACAGGTGATTTTACATTAAAAGAATTGACGGATGTGACCAAAGTTCCGGAGGGCAAGCTTTTTGTCATGGGTGATAATCGTCTTGAAAGTGCCGACAGCCGTCACTTTGGTTATATACCGGTTGAAAATGTTGTCGGTAAAGTGGATGTTCGATATTGGCCGGTCAAAGAATTCAATTATAAATTTACAGGTGAATGA
- the trpB gene encoding tryptophan synthase subunit beta, giving the protein MTSEIKSKGYFGEFGGSFVPGELQEVMDILETEFLKYKDDPEFIEEFQYYLREYVGRENPLTHAKNLTKKVGGAKIYLKREDLNHTGAHKINNAIGQILLAKRMGAKRIIAETGAGQHGVATATACALFGMECVIYMGKLDTERQALNVFRMELLGAKVVAVEKGQGRLKDAVDEALNDLVQNYENTFYLLGSAVGPHPYPTIVKHFQSIISEESKRQILEKEGKLPTAIIACAGGGSNAIGAFAHYIDEGNVRLIGVEPSEAPSISQGVPAVLHGFKSLTLVDEQGEPKPTFSIAAGLDYPSVGPEHSFLKESGRAEYVTVKGEEALEAFQVLSKTEGIIPALESSHALAHAMKLAKELTRDDILIVNLSGRGDKDVEQVFNMLEK; this is encoded by the coding sequence ATGACGAGTGAGATCAAGAGCAAGGGATACTTTGGTGAGTTCGGTGGAAGCTTCGTACCTGGTGAACTTCAGGAAGTTATGGATATTTTGGAAACGGAATTCCTGAAATATAAGGATGACCCGGAATTCATTGAGGAGTTTCAATATTATCTGAGAGAATATGTCGGACGCGAAAATCCGTTAACACATGCGAAGAATTTAACGAAAAAGGTTGGCGGGGCAAAAATATACTTGAAGCGTGAGGATCTGAATCATACAGGTGCTCACAAAATTAATAATGCGATCGGACAAATCCTGCTCGCTAAACGGATGGGTGCTAAACGCATCATCGCAGAAACGGGCGCTGGGCAGCATGGTGTGGCGACTGCCACTGCATGTGCGTTGTTTGGCATGGAGTGTGTGATCTATATGGGTAAGCTGGATACGGAGAGGCAGGCCTTGAATGTCTTTCGGATGGAATTGCTGGGGGCAAAGGTCGTAGCGGTCGAAAAGGGACAGGGTCGATTGAAGGATGCCGTTGATGAGGCATTGAATGATTTGGTGCAAAACTATGAAAATACTTTTTACTTGCTTGGTTCAGCAGTGGGACCACACCCATATCCAACGATCGTTAAGCATTTTCAATCAATCATTAGTGAAGAATCAAAGCGCCAGATCCTTGAAAAGGAAGGAAAACTGCCAACTGCCATCATTGCTTGTGCAGGAGGGGGAAGTAATGCGATCGGTGCTTTTGCTCATTATATAGATGAAGGCAATGTCCGTTTAATTGGTGTAGAGCCAAGTGAGGCACCAAGTATTTCCCAAGGTGTCCCGGCAGTATTACACGGATTCAAAAGTTTGACGTTAGTGGACGAACAAGGAGAACCAAAACCGACATTCTCCATAGCCGCCGGTTTGGATTACCCGAGCGTGGGACCCGAGCATAGTTTTTTGAAAGAAAGCGGACGAGCGGAGTATGTGACGGTAAAAGGGGAAGAAGCACTTGAGGCTTTTCAGGTATTATCCAAAACAGAGGGGATCATTCCAGCTCTCGAAAGCTCGCATGCTCTGGCTCACGCCATGAAGCTAGCAAAAGAGTTGACAAGAGATGATATACTGATCGTTAATTTATCAGGCAGGGGAGACAAAGATGTCGAGCAAGTATTTAACATGTTAGAAAAATAG
- the addB gene encoding helicase-exonuclease AddAB subunit AddB — protein MSLRFLLGRSGAGKTSDILDEIRSKLAEDPEGNPIIYLVPDQMTFLSEYKLIKTPGLAGMIRTQVFSFSRLAWRVLQETGGMSRLHLDSVGVNMLIRKIMDDKKEELKMFRRSADKQGFIAQMELMLAEFKQYCIQPDDIQNYLAETSQAGSGIQDKLHDLELVYQAFEDEMVNKYLDSEDYFTLLIEKMADSSYIRDADIYIDGFYSLTPQELLIVEEMIKLCRSVTISLTLDQPYRQYAPDDLQLFRQTGNLYHHLYQAGLRNGVPISEDRILKGTERFGKSPGLNHLETYFAIRPAKALEQSPDVTIAQAVNRRAEIEGVARDILSLVRQKQHRFSDIAILVRNGEAYADILQTVFRDYQIPLFVDSKRTMLNHPLIELIRSTLEIINGYWRYEPVFRAIKTELLFPLQKNHDRMREQVDKLENYVLARGIKGSRWTSKDRWTYRRFRGLELEDRNQTDKEMQLEQELNELKQLFTEPILKLSKRVKKAVNGRELCEALYLYLEELHVPEKLEKLKQEAEEAGDLVSAREHEQTWNAVVDLLDQFVELLSGEELSMKQFAVIIEAGLESLEFSLVPPAIDQVLVANLDLSRLDDVKTAFVIGLNEGVLPGKAVSDGIFSDSDREVLLAGGLDVAPSSKVRLLDEEFTAYKAFTTPAEALYLSYPLADEEGKALLPSSYLKRVRDVLPNVSDVYYMNDPSDLPAEEQVKYAANHDVALSYLAAQLQLKKRNYPIHSLWWDVYNAILDDEMAGPSATKVLSSLFYQNRTKKLSEETSKQLYGESILTSVSRMEMFNSCPFSHYAAHGLKLRERQIFRLDAPDIGEMFHGALKMISDYLKDHDIPWSALTPEQCLELARMAVERLAPKLQNQILLSTNRHHYLRRKLENVIGRASIVLSEHAKVSGFAPVGLELGFGKNGELPPLSFTLKNGTKMELIGRIDRVDKAEEDEGVYLRVLDYKSSEKELNMSEVYYGLALQMLTYLDIVVTHSKSLIGKEAIPAGVLYFHVHNPVVKSKGMLSLDKIEEEIYKSFKMNGLVLDHSNVIQMMDTSLDIENSGKSDIIPAGFKKDGSLLAASKVASKEEFSLLNHHVRRIYQEAGDRMVDGDVDITPYKLKEKTPCTFCSFKSVCQFDQSLEENQFRNLAQKKQNDVLELLRGEGEKDE, from the coding sequence ATGTCACTCCGTTTTTTACTGGGAAGATCGGGTGCAGGGAAAACTTCGGATATATTGGACGAAATTCGCTCCAAATTGGCAGAAGATCCCGAAGGAAATCCAATTATCTACCTCGTTCCTGATCAGATGACGTTTCTATCTGAATATAAATTAATTAAAACACCAGGCCTTGCCGGAATGATCCGGACACAGGTTTTTAGTTTTAGCAGGCTTGCTTGGCGCGTCCTTCAGGAGACCGGGGGGATGAGCCGGCTGCATTTGGACAGCGTTGGCGTTAATATGTTGATACGGAAGATCATGGATGATAAAAAGGAAGAGTTAAAGATGTTTCGTCGTTCTGCCGATAAGCAGGGGTTCATTGCACAGATGGAGCTAATGCTGGCTGAGTTCAAGCAGTATTGCATCCAACCTGATGACATTCAAAACTATTTGGCCGAAACCTCACAGGCCGGCAGCGGCATTCAGGATAAACTGCATGATCTTGAATTGGTCTATCAGGCTTTTGAGGATGAAATGGTTAACAAATATTTAGATTCCGAAGACTACTTCACTTTACTGATCGAGAAAATGGCGGATTCTTCCTATATAAGGGATGCGGATATATATATCGATGGTTTTTATAGTTTGACTCCGCAGGAATTATTGATTGTGGAAGAAATGATCAAGCTGTGCAGGAGCGTAACGATCTCGCTGACGTTAGATCAGCCCTACAGGCAATATGCTCCGGATGATTTGCAGTTGTTCAGGCAAACGGGAAATTTATATCATCACCTTTATCAGGCTGGATTGAGGAATGGCGTACCGATTTCAGAAGATCGAATCTTAAAAGGAACGGAAAGGTTTGGAAAGAGCCCGGGGCTGAATCACCTGGAAACTTATTTTGCCATTCGCCCTGCCAAAGCGTTAGAGCAGTCGCCTGATGTGACGATCGCCCAGGCAGTTAACCGCAGAGCCGAGATTGAAGGAGTTGCCCGGGACATCTTGTCGCTGGTCAGACAGAAACAGCACCGTTTCAGCGATATTGCGATTTTAGTCCGGAATGGAGAAGCGTACGCAGATATTTTACAAACCGTTTTTCGGGATTATCAAATCCCCTTGTTCGTCGATTCCAAACGGACGATGCTGAATCATCCTCTGATTGAACTGATCCGTTCCACTTTGGAGATCATCAATGGTTATTGGCGTTATGAGCCGGTATTTCGTGCGATCAAGACGGAGCTTCTATTTCCGCTGCAAAAAAACCATGATAGAATGCGCGAACAGGTAGATAAGCTGGAAAACTATGTGCTGGCCCGTGGCATTAAAGGAAGCAGGTGGACGTCCAAAGATCGTTGGACCTACCGGCGCTTCCGCGGACTGGAACTCGAGGACCGGAATCAAACGGATAAGGAAATGCAGCTTGAGCAAGAGTTGAATGAGCTGAAGCAATTATTTACCGAGCCCATCTTGAAGCTTTCAAAACGTGTTAAAAAGGCTGTTAATGGCAGGGAATTGTGTGAAGCCCTTTATCTATATCTTGAAGAATTGCATGTACCGGAAAAATTGGAAAAGCTGAAACAAGAGGCAGAAGAAGCAGGTGATCTGGTATCGGCAAGAGAGCATGAGCAAACATGGAATGCAGTTGTCGACCTATTGGACCAATTCGTCGAACTGCTGAGCGGGGAAGAGCTTTCCATGAAACAGTTTGCAGTTATCATTGAAGCTGGTCTGGAGTCTCTTGAATTTTCTTTGGTACCGCCGGCAATTGACCAAGTATTGGTCGCCAATCTAGATTTATCCCGCCTGGATGATGTGAAGACAGCTTTTGTTATCGGCCTGAACGAAGGGGTCCTGCCAGGAAAAGCTGTATCTGACGGGATATTTTCAGATAGTGATCGTGAGGTGCTGCTGGCTGGTGGACTTGATGTTGCCCCAAGTTCAAAAGTGCGACTCCTAGATGAAGAATTTACAGCGTACAAAGCATTTACTACGCCTGCCGAGGCCCTTTATTTATCATATCCTCTTGCCGATGAGGAAGGAAAGGCACTTTTACCCTCATCCTATTTGAAACGGGTAAGGGACGTATTGCCCAACGTGTCCGATGTGTATTATATGAACGATCCGTCCGATCTGCCTGCTGAAGAACAGGTGAAATATGCTGCAAATCATGATGTCGCCCTATCGTACCTGGCTGCCCAATTGCAGCTAAAAAAAAGGAACTATCCAATCCATTCACTATGGTGGGATGTATATAATGCCATTTTGGATGATGAAATGGCCGGTCCTTCAGCAACTAAGGTTTTATCGAGCCTTTTTTATCAAAATAGGACAAAGAAATTATCTGAGGAAACAAGTAAGCAATTATACGGTGAGAGCATTCTTACGAGTGTATCCCGGATGGAAATGTTCAATAGCTGTCCGTTTTCCCATTATGCCGCTCATGGCTTGAAATTGCGGGAACGGCAAATTTTCCGTTTGGATGCCCCGGATATAGGCGAGATGTTCCATGGAGCATTGAAAATGATTTCCGATTATTTAAAGGACCATGATATTCCTTGGTCTGCATTGACCCCGGAACAATGCTTGGAGCTGGCCAGAATGGCTGTCGAGAGACTTGCTCCTAAACTCCAAAATCAGATTTTGTTAAGTACGAACCGCCATCACTATTTACGCAGGAAATTGGAAAATGTGATTGGCCGGGCCTCGATCGTATTAAGTGAACATGCAAAGGTGAGCGGTTTTGCCCCAGTCGGATTAGAACTTGGATTCGGAAAAAATGGCGAGCTTCCTCCACTTTCTTTCACATTGAAAAACGGTACGAAGATGGAATTGATCGGGCGGATCGACCGCGTGGATAAAGCGGAAGAAGATGAGGGTGTCTATTTGCGTGTGCTCGATTATAAGTCGAGTGAAAAGGAACTGAACATGAGTGAAGTGTATTATGGACTCGCGCTGCAAATGTTGACATACCTAGATATCGTCGTCACCCATTCCAAGTCCCTTATAGGAAAAGAAGCGATTCCTGCCGGCGTTTTGTATTTTCATGTGCATAATCCCGTAGTCAAATCAAAGGGAATGCTCAGTTTGGATAAAATTGAGGAAGAAATTTATAAAAGTTTTAAAATGAATGGACTAGTACTGGATCATTCAAATGTCATTCAGATGATGGATACTTCGCTTGATATTGAAAATTCGGGTAAGTCGGATATCATTCCAGCTGGATTTAAAAAGGACGGATCACTCCTTGCGGCTTCCAAAGTTGCCAGCAAGGAGGAGTTTTCGCTTCTGAATCATCATGTGCGCCGTATTTATCAGGAGGCTGGTGATCGAATGGTCGATGGTGATGTGGATATAACCCCATATAAATTAAAGGAAAAAACGCCGTGTACTTTCTGTTCCTTTAAATCTGTATGCCAATTCGACCAATCACTGGAGGAAAACCAATTCAGGAATTTGGCACAGAAGAAACAAAATGACGTTCTTGAGCTATTAAGGGGGGAGGGAGAGAAAGATGAGTAA
- a CDS encoding TVP38/TMEM64 family protein, producing the protein MDLDTIREWFTLDHISALIQQYRSFGPIPGILLPMLEAFLPFLPLVVFVLANATAFGLWWGFLFSWIGAVAGSFLIFWIIRRYGQMRFFRFLQKHKQVQRLMVWVESHGFGPLFILLCFPFTPSAIVNIVAGLSKVSPLQYGLAVVGGKAVMIFTISFVGYDLVSLIHKPVRTIIIGIVIFILWYVGKRLEVRLNKSMKREEGK; encoded by the coding sequence ATGGATTTGGATACTATACGTGAGTGGTTTACACTTGATCATATATCTGCACTTATTCAGCAATATCGCTCATTCGGTCCAATTCCTGGGATCTTACTGCCGATGCTGGAAGCTTTTTTGCCCTTTTTGCCTTTAGTGGTGTTCGTGCTTGCCAACGCAACGGCTTTTGGTCTCTGGTGGGGCTTTTTATTTTCTTGGATTGGTGCGGTAGCGGGTTCTTTTTTGATCTTTTGGATTATTAGAAGATATGGTCAAATGAGGTTTTTCCGATTTTTGCAAAAGCATAAACAGGTGCAGAGGTTGATGGTTTGGGTGGAAAGCCATGGATTCGGTCCTTTGTTCATATTGCTCTGCTTCCCTTTTACACCTTCGGCCATCGTTAATATCGTGGCAGGACTTTCAAAAGTCAGTCCCTTGCAATATGGACTTGCAGTGGTGGGGGGGAAAGCGGTGATGATCTTTACGATTAGCTTCGTAGGTTACGATTTAGTATCCTTAATTCATAAACCTGTGCGTACGATCATTATCGGGATCGTCATCTTTATCCTATGGTATGTGGGGAAAAGACTTGAAGTCCGGTTAAATAAAAGCATGAAGAGGGAAGAAGGAAAATAA
- a CDS encoding spore germination protein GerPE, translating into MFSRISKVKSLLSDTVSFSSALQIGDTSYIDGNALALAVQKRSETFQSVDIHFEDYEIFKRPFYIPRLNEPVISSFSNPNPFIRVGNINIIGISSSSVVGVGNVGHARMESRVKHIREVPKKNEETPIEDSTNNT; encoded by the coding sequence ATGTTTTCTAGAATATCAAAAGTAAAATCTTTATTATCCGACACCGTATCATTCAGCTCCGCCCTGCAAATCGGGGATACTTCATATATAGATGGAAATGCCCTGGCTTTAGCGGTCCAAAAGAGAAGTGAAACTTTCCAGTCAGTCGATATTCATTTCGAAGATTATGAAATTTTCAAGAGACCATTTTATATTCCAAGATTGAATGAACCAGTCATATCAAGTTTTTCAAATCCGAATCCCTTCATACGGGTCGGCAATATCAATATAATCGGGATATCATCCTCATCTGTGGTGGGTGTGGGGAACGTAGGCCATGCGCGTATGGAATCAAGAGTGAAACATATTCGGGAGGTTCCTAAAAAAAACGAAGAAACGCCAATCGAGGATTCAACCAACAACACTTAA
- the addA gene encoding helicase-exonuclease AddAB subunit AddA produces the protein MSKTKIPALPGDVTWTEDQWKAIWAKDQDILVAAAAGSGKTAVLVNRIIQKVISEEDPIDVDELLVVTFTNASAAEMRHRISEALEKAINDNPHSQHLRKQLSLINRASISTLHSFCLEVIRKYYYLTDIDPGFRIADSTEIQLLRDEVMEELFEEQYGQSDNEEFFNLVDAFTSDRNDDALQNIVRSLHDFSQSNPEPARWLDGAASMYELADDEGIDDLSFIDSLKFDVGLQLDTARDLLERSLALTKIPGGPAPRAENYIADLALVAKLSEVKDQSWNALYEEIQNVKFGTAKRLTGGDFIKEVSDEATKCRDKAKKIIKSLQEELFSRKPESYLRDIRELKGFVDTLVMLVKQFDDRFFAAKAEKNLVDFADLEHYCLQILTGETVDGERKPSAAAIEYRNQFKEVLVDEYQDTNLVQESILKLVTADGEYNGNLFMVGDVKQSIYRFRLAEPNLFLGKYTRFTHDGVDSGLKIDLNRNFRSRKEVLDGTNFLFQQLMGVTVGEIVYDEDAQLKKGAPYPEEDPNPIELHLIDGTADPEAHSETEGSDGGFEAEELEKAQLEARQMAKLIKKAISEKHRIYDTKTQKYRSATYRDMVILLRSMPWAPQIMEEFKKQGIPVYANLSTGYFEATEVAIMISLLKVIDNPQQDIPLASVLRSPIVGLDEEEMSQVRLFHKGSYYEALADFYRRSDPEEHPGLYEKASAFYKKLVKWRKLARQEALSDLIWLLYRETQFYDFAGGMPGGKQRQANLRALYDRARQYEASSFRGLFRFLRFIERMQERGDDLGAARALGEQEDVVRLMTIHSSKGLEFPIVFIAGLSKQFNMMDLRKSYLLDKDYGFAAKYVNSELRITYPSLPQMAFKKKKQLELIAEEMRVLYVALTRAKEKLYLIASINDAEKTQQNWESNAAHGEWLLKDYVRAGAKSYLDWIGPSLVRHRDSLGAAGQGLEMESHPSNWSISVIPSEELAVLDEEEALVQEQMLDHVQKSEKVGIVSEFYEDIKEQLEWKYPGHDATVYRSKQSVSELKRQYELKDEQSSTELLRKFKRPITKRPTFMQEKSLTPAERGTITHLVMQHIDLTKEITIQSIQELIVDLIQRELLTEEQKEAVDPETIVDFFDTEIGQRMQGAGSIRREVPFTMSLPAKEAYSDWAAGDEEILIQGVIDCIFEDEQGLVLLDYKTDTITGRFASGYEGAKEILADRYRMQLQLYTRAVEGIMNKKVTGRYLFFFDGSHLLEV, from the coding sequence ATGAGTAAAACGAAAATTCCTGCTCTGCCGGGAGATGTGACTTGGACGGAAGATCAATGGAAGGCGATATGGGCTAAAGATCAGGACATTCTGGTTGCGGCCGCCGCAGGTTCAGGGAAAACAGCGGTGCTGGTCAATCGGATCATTCAAAAAGTCATTTCCGAAGAAGATCCAATCGATGTTGATGAACTGCTTGTCGTTACATTCACGAATGCCTCGGCTGCCGAGATGCGCCATCGGATAAGTGAGGCATTGGAAAAAGCGATCAATGATAATCCGCATTCACAGCATCTGCGTAAGCAGTTGAGCTTGATTAATCGTGCCTCGATTTCCACACTTCATTCCTTTTGTTTAGAGGTGATCAGGAAGTATTATTATCTGACGGATATCGACCCGGGCTTCCGGATTGCAGATTCAACGGAAATCCAGCTGCTCCGTGATGAAGTGATGGAAGAGCTTTTCGAGGAGCAGTATGGCCAAAGTGATAATGAAGAGTTCTTTAATTTGGTTGATGCTTTCACAAGCGATCGAAACGATGATGCGCTTCAGAATATCGTTCGATCGCTGCATGATTTTTCGCAATCGAATCCAGAGCCGGCCCGATGGCTCGATGGTGCAGCTAGCATGTATGAGTTGGCAGATGATGAAGGGATTGATGATCTTTCGTTTATCGATTCATTGAAGTTCGATGTTGGCTTGCAATTGGACACTGCCAGGGACTTATTGGAACGCTCGCTTGCATTGACAAAAATCCCTGGAGGCCCGGCACCAAGGGCTGAAAACTATATAGCTGATCTTGCCCTGGTTGCTAAACTTTCGGAAGTGAAGGATCAATCCTGGAATGCTCTTTATGAAGAAATCCAAAATGTGAAATTTGGTACGGCAAAACGCCTTACTGGCGGAGATTTCATCAAAGAAGTTTCGGATGAGGCTACCAAGTGTCGTGATAAGGCGAAGAAAATCATCAAATCGTTACAGGAAGAGTTATTTTCCCGCAAACCGGAAAGTTATCTGCGGGATATAAGGGAGCTCAAGGGCTTTGTCGATACACTTGTAATGCTTGTTAAGCAGTTTGACGATCGATTTTTTGCTGCAAAAGCAGAAAAGAACTTGGTGGATTTCGCCGATTTGGAACATTATTGTCTTCAAATTTTGACGGGGGAAACTGTGGACGGTGAACGAAAACCTTCAGCCGCGGCCATAGAATACAGGAACCAGTTCAAAGAGGTACTCGTAGATGAGTATCAGGATACGAACCTGGTTCAGGAATCCATCTTAAAACTTGTGACGGCTGACGGCGAATATAATGGGAATCTTTTCATGGTTGGCGATGTCAAGCAGTCCATTTACCGGTTCAGGCTTGCGGAACCGAATCTCTTCCTTGGGAAATACACACGTTTTACTCATGATGGTGTCGATTCCGGACTGAAAATAGATTTAAACCGCAATTTCCGGAGCCGTAAGGAAGTTCTCGATGGGACCAATTTCTTGTTTCAACAGTTGATGGGCGTTACAGTCGGTGAGATTGTATATGATGAAGATGCCCAATTGAAAAAAGGTGCCCCATATCCCGAAGAAGATCCAAATCCGATCGAACTCCATTTAATCGATGGAACAGCCGATCCGGAAGCACATTCGGAAACGGAAGGATCGGATGGCGGGTTTGAAGCCGAGGAGCTTGAAAAAGCACAGCTCGAAGCAAGGCAGATGGCCAAGCTCATTAAAAAGGCTATAAGCGAAAAGCATCGGATATATGATACGAAAACCCAAAAGTACCGATCTGCGACTTATCGGGACATGGTCATTCTTCTTCGTTCGATGCCATGGGCACCGCAAATCATGGAGGAATTTAAAAAGCAGGGCATTCCAGTATATGCTAATTTATCGACTGGTTATTTTGAAGCGACCGAAGTGGCCATCATGATTTCCTTATTGAAGGTGATAGATAACCCGCAACAGGATATCCCATTGGCATCCGTTCTCCGTTCACCTATCGTCGGTCTGGATGAAGAAGAGATGTCACAGGTGCGTTTGTTCCATAAAGGAAGCTATTACGAAGCGCTAGCTGATTTTTACAGAAGGAGTGACCCGGAAGAACACCCGGGGCTTTATGAAAAAGCCTCTGCTTTTTATAAAAAACTCGTGAAGTGGAGGAAGCTTGCCAGGCAGGAGGCATTATCAGATTTGATTTGGCTCCTATACCGAGAAACGCAGTTTTATGATTTTGCAGGTGGGATGCCTGGTGGCAAACAGCGTCAGGCCAATTTAAGAGCGCTGTATGACAGGGCAAGGCAATATGAAGCAAGTTCTTTCCGCGGACTGTTCCGTTTCTTGCGTTTTATAGAAAGAATGCAAGAACGTGGGGATGATTTAGGGGCAGCCCGGGCTTTAGGAGAGCAGGAAGATGTAGTCCGGCTGATGACAATTCACTCCTCAAAGGGGCTTGAGTTCCCGATCGTGTTCATTGCCGGCCTTTCCAAGCAATTCAATATGATGGATTTACGCAAGTCCTATTTATTGGATAAGGATTATGGCTTTGCGGCAAAGTATGTGAATTCCGAATTACGGATAACTTATCCATCCCTCCCTCAAATGGCTTTCAAGAAAAAAAAGCAGCTTGAATTAATTGCCGAGGAAATGCGTGTCCTCTACGTGGCGCTTACAAGGGCTAAGGAGAAGCTTTATTTGATTGCCAGTATCAATGATGCTGAAAAAACGCAGCAGAACTGGGAAAGTAATGCTGCACATGGGGAGTGGCTATTGAAGGACTATGTACGGGCAGGTGCAAAAAGTTATCTTGATTGGATTGGACCATCCCTTGTCCGACATCGGGATTCTCTTGGTGCTGCAGGTCAAGGATTGGAAATGGAGTCGCATCCATCGAATTGGTCCATTTCCGTCATTCCAAGTGAAGAGCTTGCTGTTCTGGACGAGGAAGAGGCACTGGTTCAAGAGCAAATGCTTGACCATGTCCAGAAATCGGAGAAGGTCGGTATCGTTTCCGAGTTTTATGAAGATATCAAGGAACAGCTGGAATGGAAGTACCCCGGACATGATGCGACGGTGTATCGTTCCAAGCAATCCGTTTCTGAATTAAAACGTCAATATGAACTCAAGGACGAGCAAAGCTCCACAGAGTTGTTGCGTAAATTTAAGCGACCTATCACGAAGCGGCCGACTTTCATGCAAGAAAAGTCACTGACTCCTGCTGAAAGGGGTACGATTACACATTTAGTCATGCAGCATATCGATCTAACTAAAGAGATTACCATTCAATCGATTCAGGAACTGATCGTTGACTTGATTCAACGTGAGTTGTTGACGGAGGAACAGAAAGAAGCTGTGGACCCTGAGACGATCGTCGATTTCTTTGACACTGAAATCGGGCAAAGAATGCAGGGGGCCGGGAGCATTCGCCGTGAAGTGCCATTTACGATGTCGTTGCCTGCAAAGGAAGCTTACAGCGATTGGGCAGCTGGAGATGAAGAGATCCTTATTCAAGGTGTGATTGATTGTATCTTTGAGGATGAACAAGGTCTTGTGCTCCTCGATTATAAAACGGATACCATCACCGGCCGTTTTGCTAGCGGGTATGAAGGTGCCAAAGAGATTCTTGCCGATAGATACCGGATGCAGCTCCAGCTTTATACGAGGGCTGTTGAAGGGATAATGAATAAGAAGGTAACCGGCCGTTACTTGTTTTTCTTTGATGGCTCGCATTTATTGGAAGTATAA
- a CDS encoding spore gernimation protein GerPD, with protein sequence MEFNVINHQLCVGDIKITGVASSALFLIGDVQTVQLSSAFDTPPESLIIGPLVPLTPEG encoded by the coding sequence ATGGAGTTTAATGTAATCAATCACCAGCTTTGTGTAGGTGATATTAAAATTACCGGTGTAGCAAGCTCTGCTTTATTTCTCATAGGGGATGTACAAACGGTCCAGCTATCCTCAGCATTCGATACCCCGCCGGAATCCCTTATTATCGGGCCACTCGTGCCGCTTACTCCAGAAGGATAA
- a CDS encoding spore germination protein, with the protein MPAIIGPVQVFNVEQGNLLFGDCAVISPKSSSKSVYGSGSGNTAAITFTANGLNGSNVLDVNGVDQPITGNN; encoded by the coding sequence ATGCCCGCCATTATCGGCCCAGTTCAAGTATTTAATGTCGAGCAAGGAAACCTGTTATTCGGTGATTGCGCCGTCATTTCCCCTAAGTCTTCCTCCAAATCCGTTTACGGATCCGGATCAGGGAACACAGCTGCAATCACCTTCACGGCTAATGGCCTGAACGGTAGCAATGTCCTTGATGTCAATGGGGTCGACCAGCCCATTACGGGGAATAATTAG